A DNA window from Hydra vulgaris chromosome 13, alternate assembly HydraT2T_AEP contains the following coding sequences:
- the LOC136089934 gene encoding zinc finger MYM-type protein 1-like — MDDSPKWFNKDEYWHNMTTISNLLVEDDYSFVGFNSLSKFKEQLFLIGKIDLAECLYEQIEELYNGIVDQFDLNPGEFTMWSGIINNCCLQQDRKLLKLMSLLNLNMKRKFESGASKRRKRQKIEEETKSLKSITSFLRPLENQANPTHGKSDIEISGTTSSEKSMLQQNKNPQIDTNVQDISNTTCVSESGITDLESLESNCENSLIHQSNSQQRETNLQAISNDNCISDSEISYSENLDQKCESDCSNISKLIVSDIGTVDKRNITQMQESFQTNFLIPNNIPRDSYNHAFPTRLRSKILPNGEICTRDCQHIYDPDNGNFLGIIELLSKYDPILSEHVKKVHESQLNKKRLQVHYLSTRIQNELIELCGSFVQTKIIEEIQNTKYFSIVVDATPDCSHKEQTTFIICYIKIDGSKFSIEERFLYFDDYSKKTGKEIAARILHVLTLLNIDFKLCTGQAYDNGPNMAGKYKGVQAVLLEENPNCMFASCGNHTLNLVGVDCAESCKEAILYFGIVQQMYNFFSSSPQRWKILKQHVPASLHGISKTRWSARIEAVKPVARHLNSLRTALKELQSLNLTVSAQSELQSIQKYLSKFECIVMSSLWMKLLTMIHQTNLIIEARNATLDVEMENIKNLMDSIQQIRKKWDVVLSESKLIAMNIDISPEFSTTRKLKTQFDSEQHYKINVFFVIIGSILAGLKRRFESQQQICSIFGFLWHFNKMSNEELLSATTNFQKKYHKEILSDISDEIIFLKQIYSTNFTSDCKPKELFQEILELGLSGVFPNISIALRIFISLPVSVASGERSFNVLKQVKNYHRSTMGQECLNGLAMLNINCDIARKLDFSTVVSAFAKAKARKAFLK; from the exons ATGGATGATTCTCCAAAGTGGTTTAATAAAGATGAATATTGGCAtaatatgacaacaatttcaaatcTATTGGTTGAAGATGat TACAGTTTTGTTGGGTTTAATAGTTTAAGTAAGTTTaaagaacaactttttttaattggaaaaatAGATCTTGCTGAATGTTTATATG aaCAAATTGAAGAACTGTATAATGGCATTGTAGATCAATTTGATTTGAATCCAGGTGAATTCACTATGTGGTCAGGAA tCATTAATAATTGTTGTTTGCAGCAAGAtcgaaaacttttaaaactaatgtcATTGCTAAATTTAAACATGAAGAGAAAATTTGAAAGTGGTGCATCCAAAAGGcgaaaaagacaaaaaattgaAGAAGAAACAAAGAGCCTAAAGTCAATAACATCATTTCTAAGACCACTGGAAAATCAAGCCAACCCAACACACGGTAAATCAGATATTGAAATATCCGGAACTACATCTTCTGAAAAATCAATgttacaacaaaacaaaaatcccCAGATAGATACAAATGTGCAAGACATCTCAAATACAACTTGTGTCTCTGAATCTGGAATTACAGATTTAGAAAGCTTGGAATCAAATTGTGAAAATTCATTGATTCACCAAAGCAACAGTCAGCAGAGGGAAACAAATTTGCAAGCCATCTCAAATGATAATTGCATCTCTGATTCTGAAATTTCTTATTCAGAAAATTTGGACCAAAAATGTGAATCAGATTGTTCTAATATATCAAAATTGATTGTGTCTGACATTGGCACTGTTGACAAACGAAATATTACTCAAATGCAAGAAAGTTtccaaacaaactttttaattccaAACAATATTCCACGAGATTCTTATAATCACGCCTTTCCTACTCGTCTGAGATCAAAAATTCTTCCCAATGGTGAGATATGCACAAGAGATTG TCAACACATTTATGACCCTGACAATGGAAACTTTCTCGGAATAATTGAGCTCCTCAGCAAATATGATCCAATTTTATCAGAGCATGTGAAAAAGGTCCATGAATCTCAACTGAACAAAAAGCGCTTACAAGTTCATTATCTGTCCACCCGGATTCAAAATGAATTAATTGAACTCTGTGGATCTTTTGTTCAAACCAAAATTATTGAAGAGATTCAAAAcaccaaatatttttcaattgttgTTGATGCAACACCAGACTGCTCTCACAAGGAGCAAACAACTTTCATTAtctgttatataaaaattgatggATCTAAATTTTCCATTGAAGAACGGTTTCTCTATTTTGACGATTACTCaaaaaaaactggaaaagaAATTGCAGCAAGGATTCTTCACGTTCTAACTTTGTTGAACATAGATTTTAAACTGTGTACTGGTCAGGCATACGACAATGGTCCAAACATGGCTGGAAAATACAAAGGTGTGCAAGCAGTTTTGCTAGAAGAAAACCCAAACTGTATGTTTGCCAGCTGTGGAAATCACACTTTAAACCTTGTTGGTGTTGACTGTGCTGAATCATGCAAAGAAGCAATTCTTTACTTTGGAATTGTGCAGCAAATGTACAATTTCTTCAGCAGTAGTCCACAAAGGTGGAAAATTCTCAAGCAACATGTACCTGCTTCACTACATGGTATTTCCAAGACCCGATGGTCAGCAAGGATTGAAGCAGTAAAACCAGTTGCCCGTCACTTGAATTCACTGAGAACAGCTTTAAAAGAGCTGCAATCTCTCAATCTCACAGTATCAGCTCAGTCAGAACTTCAGTCAATTCAAAAGTATTTGTCAAAATTTGAATGCATTGTAATGTCATCTTTATGGATGAAGCTCCTCACAATGATTCACCAAACCAATCTTATAATTGAGGCAAGAAATGCAACTCTAGATGTTGAAAtggaaaacattaaaaatctcaTGGACAGCATTCAACAGATTCGTAAAAAATGGGATGTTGTTCTGAGTGAGTCAAAATTAATTGCAATGAATATTGACATTTCACCAGAATTTTCTACCACTCGAAAGTTGAAAACACAATTTGATTCAGAACAGCACTATAAAAtcaatgtattttttgtaataattggCTCTATTCTAGCAGGTCTTAAACGTCGATTTGAGTCACAACAACAAATTTGTAGTATTTTTGGATTTCTTTGGCACTTCAACAAGATGAGCAATGAAGAACTACTCAGTGCCACaacaaactttcaaaaaaagtacCACAAGGAAATACTGTCTGATATTTCTGATGAGATAATCTTTCTGAAACAAATTTACTCCACAAACTTTACATCAGATTGCAAACCAAAAGAATTGTTTCAAGAAATATTAGAACTTGGACTGTCTGGTGTTTTTCCTAACATATCAATTGCTTTGCGAATTTTTATCAGTTTGCCTGTCTCAGTGGCTTCAGGAGAAAGGTCTTTCAATGTGTTGAAACAAGTAAAGAACTATCACCGTTCAACCATGGGACAAGAATGCTTGAATGGACTTGCAATGTTGAATATTAACTGTGATATTGCAAGAAAACTCGATTTTTCAACAGTTGTCAGTGCATTTGCAAAAGCAAAAGCaagaaaagcttttttaaaataa